The following DNA comes from Chrysiogenia bacterium.
ATTGCCGGGCCCACGGCCTTGAGCTTCACCTTCACATTGTCGCCGGCCTGGAGCACGCGGGCCGGGCCCTTCACAGGGCGAAAGCCCGCGGGCATCCACTGGTCCCAGAGCGAGTAGTCACAGAATTTCTGATACGCCTCATCAAGCGGGGCGTCGACGATCATCGTTACTTTGCCAGTTACGGCCATGGGTAGATCCCTCCTCTTTGTCCCGGGCATGGCTCCACACGCTCGCTCCGGGCGAGGCGGGAGGTTACCCCGCTGTGATGCGGCGCGGCAAGAAAGGGGTTCGGGGCCTGTGGGCGGCTAGGGAAGAGGCGGCTCGGGGCACTTGGGGTCGATTCCGCGGAGCAGCTCCCAGGTGTAGATGCCGTCTTTGTGGCCGTCATTCCAGGTGATCTGCATGGCGTAGTTGCCCACGGTCTGGAGGTCCTGGGGATAGATGTCCGAGCGGATGCTGGAGCGATCGAGGACCTTCTGGCCCGTGAATTCGTTGCGGCAGCTCGCGCAGCGGCAGGCATCGCGCAGGTCGAGCGCGTTGTAGATGCTGGAGATCCCGTCGTTCCAGGTGATGATGACGTCGCCGTTCTTCTCGATGTGGATGGCGG
Coding sequences within:
- a CDS encoding DUF971 domain-containing protein, producing the protein MKKKVIPTAIHIEKNGDVIITWNDGISSIYNALDLRDACRCASCRNEFTGQKVLDRSSIRSDIYPQDLQTVGNYAMQITWNDGHKDGIYTWELLRGIDPKCPEPPLP